One region of Micromonospora ureilytica genomic DNA includes:
- a CDS encoding sensor histidine kinase, with translation MRRRLVISYLLLMVLVLIALETPLAATMASRETERVRADRLADATRFASLAGPALRDGGPGPIESELTSYDNLYAIGAAIVDRDRKIPVSSPRWQPSPGTATVLDVALSGQQTSAPESVWPWTTDPVVVAVPINDGGEVLGAVVIVTPAGPIRRAVVAWWLLLALAGLLAVLACVLTAFGLAGWVLRPVTELDAVTHEIAEGDRGARVQHRLGPPELRRLAASFNHMADVVSDVMDRQRAFVAHASHQLRNPLTALRLRVEELGPSLTDPDGRSEHRLALEETDRLALVLDALLTLARAEREENERVTVDAVAVAASRVAAWAPLARHRSVALRLATTDAPAYAQTVPTAVDQALDALIDNAVKFSGAGGAVTVTVARRDGGVALEVRDSGPGMTESQLGQATERFWRAPDAQNVDGAGLGLTIAAVLVDASDGRLTMRPGESRGLVAALWFPTPAVAVEPAEEEPAADLRPSPAL, from the coding sequence GTGCGCCGTCGCCTGGTGATCAGCTATCTGCTGCTGATGGTCCTCGTCCTCATCGCGTTGGAGACCCCACTGGCCGCCACCATGGCCAGCCGCGAGACCGAACGAGTCCGTGCCGACCGGCTCGCCGACGCCACCCGGTTCGCCTCGCTGGCCGGGCCGGCGTTGCGTGACGGCGGGCCCGGCCCGATCGAGTCGGAGCTGACCAGCTACGACAACCTGTACGCGATCGGCGCCGCGATCGTCGACCGGGATCGGAAGATCCCGGTCTCGTCGCCGAGGTGGCAGCCCAGCCCGGGGACCGCCACGGTGCTGGACGTCGCGCTGTCCGGGCAGCAGACCAGCGCCCCCGAGTCGGTCTGGCCCTGGACGACCGACCCGGTGGTGGTGGCGGTGCCGATCAACGACGGAGGTGAGGTGCTCGGCGCGGTCGTGATCGTGACCCCGGCCGGCCCGATCCGCCGAGCTGTCGTCGCGTGGTGGCTGCTGCTCGCCCTGGCCGGCCTGCTCGCCGTGCTGGCCTGTGTGCTGACCGCGTTCGGGCTGGCCGGTTGGGTGCTGCGCCCGGTCACCGAACTGGACGCGGTCACCCACGAGATCGCCGAGGGCGACCGGGGCGCCCGGGTGCAGCACCGGCTGGGACCGCCCGAGCTGCGCCGCCTCGCGGCCAGCTTCAACCACATGGCCGACGTGGTGTCCGACGTGATGGACCGGCAGCGCGCCTTCGTCGCGCACGCCAGCCACCAACTGCGCAACCCGCTCACCGCGCTGCGGCTGCGGGTGGAGGAGTTGGGGCCCAGCCTCACCGACCCGGACGGTCGGTCCGAGCATCGGCTGGCCCTGGAGGAGACCGACCGGCTCGCACTGGTGCTCGACGCCCTGCTGACCCTCGCCCGGGCCGAACGGGAGGAGAACGAGCGCGTCACAGTGGACGCGGTAGCGGTGGCCGCCTCCCGGGTGGCCGCGTGGGCGCCGCTGGCCCGGCACCGGTCGGTCGCGTTGCGGCTGGCCACCACCGACGCCCCGGCGTACGCCCAGACCGTGCCGACCGCCGTCGACCAGGCGCTGGACGCGCTCATCGACAACGCGGTGAAGTTCAGCGGGGCGGGCGGGGCGGTGACGGTGACCGTGGCCCGCCGCGACGGCGGGGTGGCGCTGGAGGTTCGCGACTCCGGCCCCGGCATGACCGAGAGTCAGCTCGGCCAGGCGACCGAGCGGTTCTGGCGGGCCCCGGACGCGCAGAACGTGGACGGCGCGGGGCTCGGCCTGACCATCGCCGCCGTGCTCGTCGACGCGTCGGACGGGCGGTTGACAATGCGTCCGGGGGAGTCGCGGGGGCTGGTCGCCGCCCTGTGGTTCCCGACGCCGGCCGTTGCGGTGGAGCCGGCGGAGGAGGAACCGGCTGCCGACCTGCGACCCAGCCCGGCGCTTTGA
- a CDS encoding response regulator transcription factor: MRILLVEDDRRVAAALSSALTRRGYEVEHAATVAAALSAAPCDLVLLDLTLPDGDGTDLCRELRRRSSQLGIIAVTARGEERDRVLGLRLGADDYVVKPFSMVELQARIEAVLRRAANAAPERHLIEAGSVRIDVAARTVTVDGRAVTLTRKEFDVLLSLARQPGVAVPRDRILLDAWGTTWADRHTVEVHVGSLRGKLGDARLVETVRGVGYRLRDA; this comes from the coding sequence GTGCGGATCCTGCTGGTGGAGGACGACCGCCGGGTGGCCGCCGCGCTGTCCTCCGCCCTGACCCGCCGGGGGTACGAGGTCGAGCACGCGGCCACCGTCGCCGCCGCGCTCTCCGCCGCCCCGTGCGACCTGGTGCTGCTCGACCTGACCCTGCCCGACGGGGACGGCACCGACCTGTGCCGGGAGCTGCGTCGGCGCAGCAGTCAGCTCGGCATCATCGCGGTGACCGCCCGGGGTGAGGAACGCGACCGGGTGCTGGGTCTGCGCCTCGGCGCGGACGACTACGTGGTCAAGCCGTTCTCGATGGTGGAGTTGCAGGCCCGGATCGAGGCGGTGCTGCGCCGCGCCGCGAACGCCGCGCCGGAGCGGCACCTCATCGAGGCCGGGTCGGTCCGCATCGACGTGGCCGCGCGGACGGTGACCGTCGACGGCCGGGCCGTCACGTTGACCCGCAAGGAGTTCGACGTGCTCCTCTCGCTGGCCCGCCAGCCCGGGGTGGCGGTGCCCCGGGACCGGATCCTGCTCGACGCCTGGGGCACCACCTGGGCCGACCGGCACACCGTCGAGGTGCACGTCGGGTCGCTGCGCGGCAAGCTCGGCGACGCCCGGCTGGTGGAGACCGTGCGCGGCGTCGGCTACCGGCTGCGCGACGCGTGA
- a CDS encoding DUF952 domain-containing protein, with the protein MIYKLLSNAEWDDALAAGAFAGSAVDRQDGFIHLSGADQVVETARRHFTGATGLTVLSVEEELLGDALRWEPSRGGQLFPHVYGPLPVAAVVEARALPADLPAADAVAALLG; encoded by the coding sequence ATGATCTACAAACTGCTGTCGAACGCGGAATGGGACGACGCCCTCGCCGCCGGCGCCTTCGCCGGCTCCGCCGTGGACCGGCAGGACGGGTTCATCCACCTCTCCGGGGCCGACCAGGTGGTGGAGACGGCGCGGCGACACTTCACCGGGGCCACCGGGTTGACAGTGCTCAGCGTCGAGGAGGAGCTACTGGGTGACGCGCTGCGGTGGGAGCCGTCGCGCGGCGGGCAACTCTTCCCCCACGTGTACGGCCCGCTGCCGGTCGCGGCGGTGGTCGAGGCGCGGGCGTTGCCGGCGGACCTTCCGGCCGCCGATGCGGTAGCCGCCCTGCTGGGCTGA
- a CDS encoding CDP-glycerol glycerophosphotransferase family protein, translated as MFGTLTGRLGVAAQSALLVLAYLVMLVGGVFGWIGLFAVAGLAAIIGEFAVARWSPPSQLLLEKVGLHWSYRQLTRDLAAVLLVVAEVRLSGGELTLLLVLPAAVWVVSVFAGAFSTMIERRNPLSAMVRNIELGPLSSTPQPPAWAAAVAGDRMPLLNLLLVPAGVAAAVQHDATPFFVAAAVAVVATGLVGAIIALTWLRGRGAGQGPLLPAVQRWLDNYRPEVGLYFAGPAKDVYQANMWLAPTEALQQRAVVLMRSREAFLELADTRLPVICVPAGVDFMNLDLGGLRAALYAANVGANIHMLREPGTKHVFVGHGDSDKQASVNPYSKVYDEVWVAGLAGRERYARAGVGVLDSDIVEIGRPQLAGVHTFGAESVDRPFTVLYAPTWEGWLDDDPYHTSLVLMGERIVKGLLVTNPRVRLIYKPHPLTGSRSKAAKAVHERILTAIRAAGGNPDASSLDGTAHLVVTGRTPALFDCFNQTDLLISDVSSVVSDFVQSQRPYVVANPAGLSEDEFRREYPTARAAYLLSKDCGELEKIVTVTRAGDDPMTEARRDLKTYLLGPAEANPMDRFQQEIDRLCH; from the coding sequence TTGTTCGGCACGTTGACAGGACGCCTCGGAGTGGCCGCCCAGAGTGCGCTACTGGTACTGGCCTACCTGGTCATGCTCGTCGGCGGCGTATTCGGTTGGATCGGCCTGTTCGCCGTCGCCGGGTTGGCCGCCATCATCGGCGAGTTCGCCGTCGCCCGCTGGTCACCGCCGTCCCAGCTGCTGTTGGAGAAGGTGGGCCTGCACTGGTCGTACCGACAGCTGACCCGGGACCTCGCCGCCGTGTTGCTGGTCGTCGCCGAGGTGCGGCTCAGCGGCGGCGAGTTGACCCTGCTGCTCGTACTGCCGGCCGCGGTGTGGGTCGTATCGGTCTTCGCCGGTGCGTTCTCCACCATGATCGAGCGTCGTAACCCGCTCTCCGCCATGGTGCGCAACATCGAGCTGGGTCCACTGTCGAGCACCCCCCAGCCGCCCGCCTGGGCGGCGGCGGTCGCCGGCGACCGGATGCCCCTGCTCAACCTGCTGCTGGTGCCGGCCGGCGTGGCCGCCGCGGTGCAGCACGACGCGACGCCGTTCTTCGTGGCCGCCGCGGTGGCGGTGGTGGCGACCGGTCTGGTGGGCGCCATCATCGCGCTGACCTGGCTCCGGGGTCGGGGCGCGGGGCAGGGCCCGCTTCTGCCGGCGGTCCAGCGTTGGCTGGACAACTACCGGCCGGAGGTGGGGCTCTACTTCGCCGGTCCGGCAAAGGACGTCTACCAGGCGAACATGTGGCTCGCCCCGACCGAGGCGCTGCAGCAGCGCGCGGTGGTACTGATGCGCAGCCGGGAGGCATTCCTGGAGCTGGCCGACACCCGGCTGCCGGTGATCTGCGTACCGGCCGGGGTCGACTTCATGAACCTCGACCTCGGCGGCCTCCGCGCGGCGCTCTACGCCGCCAACGTCGGCGCGAACATCCACATGCTCCGCGAGCCGGGTACGAAGCACGTCTTCGTCGGGCACGGCGACAGCGACAAGCAGGCCAGCGTCAACCCCTACAGCAAGGTGTACGACGAGGTCTGGGTCGCCGGTCTGGCCGGTCGGGAGCGCTACGCGCGGGCCGGCGTGGGTGTGCTCGACTCGGACATCGTCGAGATCGGTCGGCCGCAGCTCGCCGGGGTGCACACCTTCGGCGCCGAGTCGGTGGACCGGCCGTTCACAGTGCTCTACGCGCCCACCTGGGAGGGCTGGCTCGACGACGACCCGTACCACACCTCGCTGGTGCTGATGGGTGAGCGGATCGTCAAGGGGCTGCTCGTCACGAATCCCCGGGTCCGCCTGATCTACAAGCCGCACCCGCTCACCGGGTCGCGGTCCAAGGCGGCGAAGGCCGTGCACGAGCGGATCCTGACGGCGATCCGTGCCGCCGGCGGCAACCCGGACGCGTCCTCGCTGGACGGCACCGCGCACCTGGTGGTCACCGGCCGCACGCCGGCGCTGTTCGACTGCTTCAACCAGACCGACCTGCTGATCAGCGACGTGTCCAGTGTGGTGTCCGACTTCGTGCAGAGCCAGCGGCCGTACGTGGTGGCCAACCCGGCCGGCCTGTCCGAGGACGAGTTCCGCCGCGAGTACCCGACGGCTCGGGCCGCGTACCTGCTCTCCAAGGACTGCGGCGAGCTGGAGAAGATCGTGACGGTCACCCGGGCCGGTGACGACCCGATGACCGAGGCCCGCCGGGACCTGAAGACCTACCTGCTCGGCCCCGCCGAGGCGAACCCGATGGACCGGTTCCAGCAGGAGATCGACCGGCTCTGCCACTGA
- a CDS encoding DUF6077 domain-containing protein, which yields MANVDSIAVAPTGSDPAPRSDQAPQPPDGSGRAPAARVRALVAAAPVLLTDGAVVAFALWTVLYHLAFLFGLAPSTTFLIWIGGCLVALGGSLWWRRRGRASAAAGRVREAVEGAAPAYPRPLLALVLGAGTVAAVTAGLTTVDDGVGEGIPWWIPGGFGALAAAGAMFLVRRRWLATPAGDAPAAAATPLSSAYALIVAVLAAISGLFFARNSVDDAFFLGKSVWVAERDEVPLRDFLFTDGVAPAMNSQPPVPSIEVFYGAFAHVFNLHAASATWYIVTPVMSVVAVLALWRLVQRWAPRRAVLAFTVAVAYLYLVAGEDAALGTFHLTRLHQGKTMFVAAVVPLMWVYLTEWFDSRSRRALILVAALSIVATGLSTTSAIVLPLLVGGAVFAMMLVGRWRDAILAGAAALVYPIGATIWSRLNAGPITENAAAAFYDAEVTYRRTILFGVLGVIGGLALWLGPLIARRRTPQLLVAGSTLAMSVLLFPGVLEALNSLTGIGVVLWRMPWMFALPAVIGILCTVDLPRLRVFGSAAIAAALVASFALFGTPMWSPKSYVTVHEQPVWKLPQQRKSIVFWMTRLDRPDGVVLAPSTLMHTAPMVTSRMRVVSPNDRYLPDYGIDSPFAQDRLKLVALANGKPELAPVPELAGAIERLNVTTICVYTSNQVARDLAPQLGFKQFATRGRPGAMTCFRRG from the coding sequence GTGGCCAACGTCGACAGCATCGCCGTCGCGCCCACCGGTTCGGACCCAGCACCGAGGTCCGACCAGGCTCCCCAGCCCCCCGACGGCTCCGGCCGGGCCCCGGCAGCCCGGGTCCGCGCGCTGGTCGCGGCCGCACCGGTGCTGCTTACCGATGGCGCCGTGGTGGCGTTCGCGCTCTGGACCGTTCTCTATCACCTGGCCTTCCTGTTCGGCCTGGCGCCGTCGACGACGTTCCTGATCTGGATCGGCGGCTGCCTGGTAGCGCTCGGCGGTTCGCTGTGGTGGCGCCGCCGGGGCCGTGCGTCGGCCGCCGCGGGTCGTGTTCGTGAGGCCGTCGAGGGCGCCGCCCCGGCGTATCCGCGTCCTCTGCTCGCCCTGGTGCTCGGCGCGGGCACGGTCGCCGCAGTCACGGCGGGGCTGACCACGGTCGACGACGGCGTCGGGGAAGGAATCCCGTGGTGGATCCCGGGTGGCTTCGGCGCTCTCGCCGCGGCGGGGGCCATGTTCCTCGTCCGGCGTCGCTGGCTCGCAACCCCGGCCGGCGACGCCCCGGCGGCCGCCGCGACCCCGCTCTCGTCGGCGTACGCCCTGATCGTTGCCGTCCTGGCCGCAATCTCGGGGCTCTTCTTCGCCCGCAACTCCGTCGACGACGCCTTCTTCCTCGGTAAGTCGGTCTGGGTGGCGGAACGCGACGAGGTGCCACTGCGGGATTTCCTGTTCACCGACGGCGTCGCACCCGCGATGAACTCCCAGCCGCCAGTGCCCTCGATCGAGGTCTTCTACGGCGCCTTTGCCCACGTCTTCAACCTGCACGCCGCCTCCGCCACGTGGTACATCGTGACGCCGGTCATGTCTGTCGTGGCGGTGCTGGCCCTGTGGCGGCTGGTGCAGCGCTGGGCGCCGCGCCGGGCCGTGCTCGCCTTCACTGTCGCTGTGGCCTACCTCTACCTGGTCGCCGGCGAGGACGCTGCCCTCGGCACCTTCCACCTGACCAGGCTGCACCAGGGCAAGACCATGTTCGTGGCGGCAGTCGTTCCGCTGATGTGGGTCTACCTGACCGAGTGGTTCGACTCGCGGTCCCGCCGAGCGCTGATACTCGTCGCAGCGCTCTCCATCGTGGCCACCGGCCTCTCCACCACCTCCGCCATCGTCCTTCCGCTGCTGGTCGGCGGCGCGGTGTTCGCGATGATGCTGGTCGGCCGGTGGCGGGACGCGATCCTGGCTGGGGCGGCGGCGCTGGTCTACCCCATCGGCGCGACGATCTGGTCGCGGCTCAACGCCGGTCCGATCACCGAGAATGCCGCCGCGGCCTTCTACGACGCCGAGGTCACCTACCGGCGGACAATCCTGTTCGGTGTGCTCGGCGTGATCGGTGGCCTGGCCTTGTGGCTCGGTCCCCTGATCGCTCGTCGGCGGACGCCCCAACTGCTCGTCGCAGGCAGCACACTGGCGATGAGCGTGCTGCTCTTCCCCGGTGTCCTCGAGGCGCTCAACAGCCTGACCGGCATCGGCGTCGTGCTCTGGCGGATGCCGTGGATGTTCGCCCTCCCGGCGGTGATCGGCATCCTCTGCACCGTCGACCTGCCGCGCCTGCGGGTGTTCGGGAGCGCCGCGATCGCGGCGGCACTGGTCGCCAGCTTCGCCCTCTTCGGCACGCCCATGTGGTCGCCGAAGAGCTATGTGACAGTGCACGAACAGCCGGTCTGGAAGCTGCCCCAGCAGCGCAAATCGATCGTCTTCTGGATGACCCGGCTCGATCGGCCCGACGGCGTGGTGCTGGCTCCGTCCACCCTCATGCACACCGCTCCGATGGTGACCAGCAGGATGCGGGTGGTCAGCCCCAACGACCGCTACCTGCCTGACTATGGCATCGACTCGCCGTTCGCTCAGGACCGGCTGAAGTTGGTCGCGCTCGCCAACGGCAAGCCCGAGCTCGCGCCGGTGCCTGAGCTGGCCGGAGCGATCGAGCGGCTCAATGTCACGACGATCTGTGTCTACACGAGTAACCAGGTGGCCCGGGACCTGGCTCCGCAGTTGGGTTTCAAGCAGTTCGCCACTCGCGGGCGGCCGGGAGCGATGACCTGCTTCCGTCGCGGATGA
- a CDS encoding TetR/AcrR family transcriptional regulator, with protein MTTEKRRAPAGAAVLRDEITTAIRRALMQELAAVGYGRLSIEAVARRAGVSKTAVYRRWSSKLDLVLEMVAAAAHGKLPALDTGTLRGDLALLFQAVAHALRHPLASQIIPDLLAEAARNPSIDSTLRQVLHARQQEIGGRLVTRAVQRGELPADTELDAAIDLVVGPLYWRLAIARLPLTDGYLDNLVESVAAGLGADSVLPRPRAAPISG; from the coding sequence ATGACTACCGAAAAGAGGCGGGCGCCGGCCGGCGCCGCAGTGCTGCGGGACGAGATCACCACGGCGATCCGCCGCGCGCTGATGCAGGAACTCGCCGCGGTCGGCTACGGCCGGCTCTCCATCGAGGCGGTGGCCCGGCGGGCCGGCGTCAGCAAGACGGCGGTCTACCGACGGTGGAGCTCGAAGCTCGACCTGGTGCTGGAGATGGTCGCCGCCGCGGCACACGGCAAGCTCCCCGCCCTGGACACCGGCACGCTGCGCGGTGATCTCGCGTTGCTTTTCCAGGCGGTGGCGCACGCGCTCCGGCACCCACTGGCGTCGCAGATCATCCCGGACCTGCTGGCCGAGGCCGCCCGCAACCCCAGCATCGACTCCACCCTGCGTCAGGTGCTGCATGCCCGGCAGCAGGAGATCGGCGGTCGCCTGGTGACCCGTGCCGTGCAGCGTGGCGAACTGCCCGCCGACACCGAGCTGGACGCCGCCATCGACCTCGTCGTGGGTCCGCTCTACTGGCGGCTCGCCATCGCCCGTCTCCCGCTCACCGACGGTTACCTCGACAACCTGGTCGAATCCGTGGCGGCCGGGCTCGGCGCCGACAGCGTCCTGCCCCGTCCCCGGGCGGCTCCGATCTCGGGCTGA
- a CDS encoding ABC transporter permease — MATTALVDPATGLTQAQLAARHGLRVAGERPSLVEYSRRLWAYRHFIAAYANAKLVASYSNAKLGQLWQVLTPLTNAAVYYLIFGVVLAQNSIPNFIAYLTTGLFIFNFTQSAVLAGTQSISSNLGLIRALHFPRASLPLSTTITQFQQLLASMVVLIGIVLVTGEPLTWEWLLLVPALLLQAVFNAGVVLLVARLGAKSSDLKQVMPFIMRTWMYGSGVLYSVSLFDRLPGWATTLVQYNPLLVYIELARYTLLEEAPLLNESLTQLWLVGAGWALVAGIGGFIYFWRGEQEYGRG; from the coding sequence ATGGCCACCACCGCGCTGGTCGACCCCGCCACGGGCCTGACCCAGGCGCAGCTGGCCGCTCGGCACGGGCTACGGGTCGCCGGTGAGCGACCCAGCCTCGTCGAGTACAGCCGCCGACTATGGGCCTACCGGCACTTCATCGCCGCGTACGCCAACGCCAAGCTCGTCGCCTCGTACAGCAACGCCAAGCTGGGTCAACTCTGGCAGGTGCTCACCCCGCTGACCAACGCGGCGGTCTACTACCTGATCTTCGGGGTGGTGCTCGCACAGAACAGCATCCCGAACTTCATCGCGTACCTGACCACAGGGTTGTTCATCTTCAACTTCACCCAGAGCGCGGTCCTGGCCGGCACCCAGTCGATCAGCAGCAACCTGGGGCTGATCCGGGCGCTGCACTTCCCCCGGGCCAGCCTGCCGCTGTCCACCACGATCACCCAGTTCCAGCAACTGCTGGCCTCGATGGTGGTGCTGATCGGCATCGTTCTGGTCACCGGCGAGCCACTCACCTGGGAGTGGTTGCTGCTGGTGCCGGCGCTGCTGCTGCAGGCGGTGTTCAACGCCGGTGTGGTGCTGCTGGTGGCCCGGCTGGGCGCCAAGTCGAGCGACCTGAAGCAGGTCATGCCGTTCATCATGCGGACCTGGATGTACGGCTCCGGCGTCCTCTACAGCGTCAGCCTCTTCGACCGGCTGCCCGGCTGGGCGACGACGCTGGTGCAGTACAACCCCCTCCTGGTCTACATCGAGCTGGCGCGGTACACGCTGCTCGAGGAGGCACCGCTGCTCAACGAGTCGCTGACCCAGCTCTGGCTGGTCGGCGCCGGTTGGGCGCTGGTGGCCGGCATCGGCGGTTTCATCTACTTCTGGCGCGGCGAACAGGAGTACGGCCGTGGTTGA
- a CDS encoding ABC transporter ATP-binding protein, whose amino-acid sequence MTRTQERIPTVVVDDAHIIYRVHQGAAGGTTPVAALRRLVKRTHAPNVREVHAVKGISFTAYRGEAIGLIGSNGSGKSTILRAIAGLLPVNRGAIHTQGQPSLLGVNAALLNDLSGERNVVLGCLAMGMHPDDVAKQAAGIIDFSGINERGDFASLPMRTYSSGMAARLRFSIAAAKKHDVLLIDEALATGDKGFRRRSEQRVRELREGAGTVFLVSHQLSSVRDTCERTIWLESGVIRMDGPTDEVIRAYEAYANSK is encoded by the coding sequence ATGACCCGGACCCAGGAGCGCATCCCGACAGTGGTCGTGGACGACGCGCACATCATCTACCGGGTGCACCAGGGCGCGGCCGGTGGCACCACGCCGGTGGCGGCGCTGCGCCGGCTGGTCAAGCGCACCCACGCGCCGAACGTCCGGGAGGTGCACGCGGTCAAGGGCATCTCCTTCACCGCGTACCGGGGCGAGGCGATCGGGCTGATCGGCAGCAACGGCTCCGGCAAGTCCACCATCCTGCGGGCCATCGCCGGCCTGCTGCCGGTCAACCGGGGCGCCATCCACACCCAGGGGCAGCCGTCGCTGCTGGGCGTCAACGCCGCCCTGCTCAACGACCTCTCCGGGGAGCGCAACGTCGTTCTCGGGTGCCTGGCAATGGGCATGCACCCCGATGACGTGGCCAAGCAGGCCGCGGGGATCATCGACTTCTCCGGGATCAACGAGCGGGGTGACTTCGCCAGCCTGCCGATGCGGACGTACTCGTCCGGCATGGCGGCCCGGCTGCGGTTCTCCATCGCCGCCGCCAAGAAGCACGACGTGCTGCTCATCGACGAGGCGCTCGCCACCGGCGACAAGGGCTTCCGCAGGCGCAGCGAGCAGCGGGTGCGGGAGCTGCGGGAGGGCGCGGGGACGGTGTTCCTGGTCAGCCACCAGCTCTCCTCGGTACGCGACACCTGCGAACGGACGATCTGGCTGGAATCGGGCGTCATCCGAATGGACGGCCCCACCGACGAGGTCATCCGGGCGTACGAGGCGTACGCGAACAGCAAGTAG
- a CDS encoding bifunctional cytidylyltransferase/SDR family oxidoreductase has translation MTQDQTTGPDAEAETPTPWRPSRTVAVVLAGGTGTRLGLGIPKQLLKIAGKPIIEHTLAVFETAPEIDEIIVLMATGHVEDARQIVEKAGLRKVTKVIEGGDTRNATTRIALDAVGPEDCNILFHDAVRPLLSGRIVRECVNALWSYDAVDVAIPSADTIIQVDDNDCITDIPVRSRLRRGQTPQAFRSPTIRAAYRIAEDDRDFAATDDCGVVLRYLPGTPIKVIDGSDENIKVTHPVDVHLADKLFQLAAAQAPRLTDHRSYSEELTGRTIVVFGGSYGIGHELTELARRYGAQVFPFSRSSTGTHVERAEDVEAALTTAFEATGRIDHVVVTAGILEKGALAEMDEETMDRLLQVNFVGPVTIARQSLPYLQQTKGQLLLYTSSSYTRGRARYALYSATKAALVNLTQALADEWADVGVRVNCINPERTATPMRTRAFGEEPEHTLLAAEAVAQSSLDVLISDLTGQVIDVRRAPGDGPTPSVPTQAGSGRVEAPAGATSTN, from the coding sequence ATGACGCAGGACCAGACCACTGGCCCGGACGCCGAAGCGGAGACCCCGACGCCATGGCGGCCCTCGCGGACAGTGGCGGTGGTTCTGGCCGGAGGCACCGGGACGCGGCTGGGTCTCGGCATCCCGAAGCAGCTGCTGAAGATCGCCGGTAAGCCGATCATCGAGCACACCCTGGCGGTCTTCGAGACGGCACCGGAGATCGACGAGATCATCGTGCTGATGGCCACCGGCCACGTCGAGGACGCCCGGCAGATCGTCGAGAAGGCCGGCCTGCGCAAAGTCACCAAGGTGATCGAGGGCGGTGACACCCGCAACGCCACCACCCGGATCGCTCTGGACGCGGTCGGCCCCGAAGACTGCAACATCCTCTTCCACGACGCGGTGCGCCCGCTACTCAGCGGCCGGATCGTGCGTGAGTGCGTCAACGCGCTCTGGAGCTACGACGCCGTCGACGTGGCCATCCCCTCCGCGGACACGATCATCCAGGTCGACGACAACGACTGCATCACCGACATCCCGGTGCGCTCCCGGCTGCGCCGGGGCCAGACCCCGCAGGCGTTCCGCTCCCCCACGATCCGTGCCGCGTACCGGATCGCCGAGGACGACAGGGACTTCGCCGCCACCGACGACTGCGGCGTGGTGCTGCGTTACCTCCCCGGCACCCCGATCAAGGTGATCGACGGTTCGGACGAGAACATCAAGGTCACCCACCCGGTCGACGTGCACCTGGCGGACAAGCTCTTCCAGCTCGCCGCGGCGCAGGCGCCCCGGCTGACCGACCACCGCAGCTACAGCGAGGAGCTGACCGGCCGCACCATCGTGGTGTTCGGCGGCAGCTACGGCATCGGCCACGAGTTGACCGAGCTGGCCCGACGCTACGGCGCCCAGGTCTTCCCGTTCAGCCGTTCCAGCACCGGCACCCACGTGGAGCGGGCCGAGGACGTCGAGGCCGCGCTGACCACCGCCTTCGAGGCCACCGGCCGGATCGACCACGTGGTGGTCACCGCCGGCATCCTGGAGAAGGGCGCCCTCGCCGAGATGGACGAGGAGACCATGGACCGGCTGCTCCAGGTCAACTTCGTCGGCCCGGTGACCATCGCCCGCCAGTCCCTGCCCTACCTCCAGCAGACCAAGGGCCAGCTGCTGCTCTACACCTCCAGCTCCTACACCCGGGGCCGGGCCCGCTACGCGCTCTACTCGGCCACCAAGGCCGCCCTGGTCAACCTCACCCAGGCGCTCGCCGACGAGTGGGCCGACGTCGGCGTCCGCGTCAACTGCATCAACCCGGAGCGCACCGCCACCCCGATGCGGACGCGGGCCTTCGGCGAGGAGCCGGAGCACACCCTGCTCGCCGCGGAGGCCGTCGCCCAGTCGTCGCTGGACGTGCTGATCTCCGACCTGACCGGTCAGGTGATCGACGTACGCCGGGCGCCCGGTGACGGGCCCACGCCGAGCGTGCCGACCCAGGCCGGGTCGGGTCGGGTCGAGGCACCGGCCGGCGCGACGTCCACGAACTGA